A single Hippocampus zosterae strain Florida chromosome 19, ASM2543408v3, whole genome shotgun sequence DNA region contains:
- the kcnk13b gene encoding potassium channel subfamily K member 13b isoform X1, with the protein MAIRNAACCCGPINEDNARFLLLALFIVLYLLCGAAVFSALEQPKEREAKERWAQRFELFRQTYNLSEKELNAFLENYEEANAAGIRVDNIRPRWDFAGAFYFVGTVVSTIGFGMTTPATIGGKVFLMFYGLLGCASTILFFNLFLERVITVIAVVLKSCHEHRHNEGEEEGPQNGRGIRANSSGKGEDLAGWKPSVYCVMFILGAAAILVSCCASLMYSAVEGWGYLDSLYFCFVAFSTIGFGDMVSGQRLVYEGNATAAYQLGNFLFILTGVCCIYSLFNVISIVIKQVLNWLLRRLENPCRCCYSTKGRQARRHPRRNVVAPGHLRARGEPSIETDALNESEAEAGRRMSGEMISMRDFLAANKVNLAIMQKQLSEMALGHPRQPGSTSHHNGFSGGVGALGIMNNRLAETSADR; encoded by the exons ATGGCCATTCGGAACGCCGCTTGCTGCTGCGGTCCCATCAACGAAGATAATGCGAGATTCTTGCTGCTGGCCTTGTTCATCGTCCTCTATCTGCTGTGCGGAGCGGCCGTTTTCTCCGCCCTGGAGCAGCCCAAGGAGCGGGAGGCCAAGGAGCGATGGGCGCAGAGGTTCGAGCTCTTCAGGCAGACTTACAATCTGAGCGAGAAGGAGCTCAACGCTTTCCTGGAGAACTACGAGGAAGCCAACGCGGCGGGGATTCGAGTGGACAACATCAGACCTCGATGGGACTTCGCCGGGGCGTTCTACTTTGTGGGAACTGTGGTTTCCACCATTG gcTTTGGGATGACCACACCAGCCACAATCGGAGGCAAGGTCTTCCTGATGTTCTACGGCCTTCTGGGATGCGCGTCCACCATCCTCTTCTTCAACCTCTTCCTGGAACGGGTCATCACCGTCATTGCCGTGGTCCTCAAGTCCTGCCACGAGCACCGCCATaacgagggggaggaggagggcccCCAAAACGGTCGGGGGATCCGCGCAAACTCAAGTGGGAAAGGGGAGGATCTGGCCGGCTGGAAGCCTTCGGTCTACTGCGTCATGTTCATCCTGggagcggcggccattttggtgtCTTGCTGCGCTTCGCTGATGTACTCGGCGGTGGAGGGCTGGGGCTACTTGGACTCGCTCTACTTCTGCTTCGTGGCCTTCAGCACCATTGGCTTTGGAGATATGGTGAGCGGTCAGCGGCTGGTCTACGAGGGCAACGCCACGGCGGCATACCAGCTGGGAAACTTCTTGTTCATCCTGACGGGCGTCTGCTGCATCTACTCCCTCTTCAACGTCATCTCCATTGTCATCAAGCAGGTCCTCAACTGGCTGCTGAGGAGACTTGAAAACCCCTGCCGATGTTGTTACTCCACAAAGGGTCGGCAGGCGcgccggcacccccgtcgcaaCGTGGTCGCCCCGGGCCACTTGCGGGCCCGCGGCGAACCTTCCATAGAGACAGATGCCCTCAATGAGAGCGAGGCGGAAGCCGGGCGCAGGATGTCTGGAGAGATGATCTCCATGAGAGACTTTCTCGCGGCAAATAAG GTCAACTTGGCAATCATGCAGAAGCAGCTTTCCGAGATGGCGCTAGGACACCCGCGCCAGCCCGGCTCCACTTCACATCACAACGGCTTCTCCGGAGGAGTGGGGGCCCTTGGCATCATGAACAACCGGCTGGCGGAAACGAGCGCGGACAGATAG
- the kcnk13b gene encoding potassium channel subfamily K member 13b isoform X2 — translation MAIRNAACCCGPINEDNARFLLLALFIVLYLLCGAAVFSALEQPKEREAKERWAQRFELFRQTYNLSEKELNAFLENYEEANAAGIRVDNIRPRWDFAGAFYFVGTVVSTIGFGMTTPATIGGKVFLMFYGLLGCASTILFFNLFLERVITVIAVVLKSCHEHRHNEGEEEGPQNGRGIRANSSGKGEDLAGWKPSVYCVMFILGAAAILVSCCASLMYSAVEGWGYLDSLYFCFVAFSTIGFGDMVLNWLLRRLENPCRCCYSTKGRQARRHPRRNVVAPGHLRARGEPSIETDALNESEAEAGRRMSGEMISMRDFLAANKVNLAIMQKQLSEMALGHPRQPGSTSHHNGFSGGVGALGIMNNRLAETSADR, via the exons ATGGCCATTCGGAACGCCGCTTGCTGCTGCGGTCCCATCAACGAAGATAATGCGAGATTCTTGCTGCTGGCCTTGTTCATCGTCCTCTATCTGCTGTGCGGAGCGGCCGTTTTCTCCGCCCTGGAGCAGCCCAAGGAGCGGGAGGCCAAGGAGCGATGGGCGCAGAGGTTCGAGCTCTTCAGGCAGACTTACAATCTGAGCGAGAAGGAGCTCAACGCTTTCCTGGAGAACTACGAGGAAGCCAACGCGGCGGGGATTCGAGTGGACAACATCAGACCTCGATGGGACTTCGCCGGGGCGTTCTACTTTGTGGGAACTGTGGTTTCCACCATTG gcTTTGGGATGACCACACCAGCCACAATCGGAGGCAAGGTCTTCCTGATGTTCTACGGCCTTCTGGGATGCGCGTCCACCATCCTCTTCTTCAACCTCTTCCTGGAACGGGTCATCACCGTCATTGCCGTGGTCCTCAAGTCCTGCCACGAGCACCGCCATaacgagggggaggaggagggcccCCAAAACGGTCGGGGGATCCGCGCAAACTCAAGTGGGAAAGGGGAGGATCTGGCCGGCTGGAAGCCTTCGGTCTACTGCGTCATGTTCATCCTGggagcggcggccattttggtgtCTTGCTGCGCTTCGCTGATGTACTCGGCGGTGGAGGGCTGGGGCTACTTGGACTCGCTCTACTTCTGCTTCGTGGCCTTCAGCACCATTGGCTTTGGAGATATG GTCCTCAACTGGCTGCTGAGGAGACTTGAAAACCCCTGCCGATGTTGTTACTCCACAAAGGGTCGGCAGGCGcgccggcacccccgtcgcaaCGTGGTCGCCCCGGGCCACTTGCGGGCCCGCGGCGAACCTTCCATAGAGACAGATGCCCTCAATGAGAGCGAGGCGGAAGCCGGGCGCAGGATGTCTGGAGAGATGATCTCCATGAGAGACTTTCTCGCGGCAAATAAG GTCAACTTGGCAATCATGCAGAAGCAGCTTTCCGAGATGGCGCTAGGACACCCGCGCCAGCCCGGCTCCACTTCACATCACAACGGCTTCTCCGGAGGAGTGGGGGCCCTTGGCATCATGAACAACCGGCTGGCGGAAACGAGCGCGGACAGATAG